CTGAGAATTTTGGCTTCTTCCTGCTTTGCCTGAGAATCGTGCTGATGCATAATAAGGCGTGTGTGAATGACGAAACAAACACAgatgaaaccattcaaatgtcctttatttgaatTGAGTAatggataaacgaaatgatgAGTGAccagcgatgacaagctaaattctctgGCTTTGCATCCTTCGTATTTGCTCTGTCCTAACTAGACCAGTGTATtcccgtctcatattttgcgcatTTTCTTGACAAAATATGGTAAGATAGCGTAAAAGTGGAATACATATAATAATACTAGTTATGTTTGCTTTCGTTCTCAGATATTCAGATGAAGAAAAACCTGTGGTCCATCCTCTTGATGTTGTTATTATGGCCAGTCATTATTCCATCGCGAGTTGATGCCTCATATGTTCCTTGCAACGGTTGCCGTAAAGCAAATGAACTTACTCATGTTCCTATATCATATTACATTTGTGGCCCTAGCATCCCAGAAGCTATAATTAGTGTCTGTAATTTGAGACGTCGGAAGAAAAGAAGAGGTTAGTGTATTTTACAAATACGTCGGGATTCCCTCAAGCTTTCAAGCTTTCTGTTAAATCAAATTAGTTCCCAGGAAACCGCCGGCAGATTGGCTCAGTTGGCTGAGCGCGGGACTAGTTTGCGGAAGATCGCGGGTTGGAACCCGAGGTcgaaccaacactcagggtctttataCAACTGAGGTTAAAGTTCTTCCTTTGAAATGaatcaagtcttctcggataaggactgtaaaccgtaggaCCCATCTTAAACCCTTGCCGCTAATAACGCATTGGGACTTTAAGATAACCCGCAAATCGTTCgcgaagagtagggcatggaatTTCCGGTGTCGTGGTCTATCTCTGCTTGCATGCTGTCCACCTGGCTGGATTAGCTTAAAGAAATTCTGAGTAAATGTGAACACAGAAACAAAAAGACAGTCAGGAGTCAAGGAGTCAATTTTTCAGGTACTGGATCCTTCGATTAGACACCTAGAAATCGACTGGTGACGAAGGAAGCAGGAAGAGTCTCTAAACTCTTTTTGTGCAGGCCTACTTGTCCGATTGGTGGACAGGCGTGTCCAacgaataaattattaattattacccTTTTTTCCTATGGATAACGAGAGAATTCTCCCATTTCTTGAACGCTTGGAACATTATTAGCTGTTATTCATAAAGATAGGTGGGTTTGTTTGAGAGATCTTTTGACTAAGATTGCCAGTACAGACTAAACGTGCTAGTGTCTGTTAATCTATACCATGACTCGAGGTCAAGATTTTCtaatacagaccgacctagcggGGTTTATAAGGAGCTTTAGCATGGACGACCACGACAAGTATGGATACAAAAATAGTCATCAGAAAATACTGGCTTcgtgttattgtaatcactcAGGATATGTGTATGAACGATGTGGATATTTAGCGAGAAAATTGACACTTTTCGTTGGGTACTGATGTCCTACACATAACCTTAAATTCGATCATTTCAcctcgttgtcaagacgagaatgGCAAAGTAATGTGTCATATTGTAAGACGTACCTGCATGTAGGGTGTGCAGAAACATAGTTTTCGTTTCATTGATTAAACCCATTGTCTTGTGACGTTTTCCGTTTTCGTAGCCATTGTCGTCGTCTTTGCAAAATTTCAAATCTTATGTCGTTCATGAAGAAGAGCAATGAAGTAAACCCATTCGTGTATCAATACTGTTGTTTGACAGGGTTTGGGGAGAAATTATGAttagcggaggggttggcgcagtggtaagatctctgccctCCAACcttaaggtcccgggttccattcccggttctgccgaaagtggaatatttggcgaccttttttcccgctaaagttcactcagctttccatccttccgaggtcggtaaaatgagtacgagcatgcatggactgcttagaagcggctgccatttgcgcctgtatatgccgCTGGgggtaaagcgcctttgagacgtttgtgataaaggcgctatataaatgcaccactttacttttttactttactttactttaaattgAAGATATTTATTTATCGATGGTGACTCGAggtactcggaaaaaatccgagtgctgcATTGCGGGATTTGAATCTACGACCATCCTGTGACTAGTTCGGATTCTCAACCACTGAGCTGTTGTAGACACACGAGAGCAGGGCAATTTATTAAATTAAGTTCACGTGACTATTGTCCTGCCATGCTTGTGGCATCTAAATTGTCGAAGTGAGACATATTCACGAATGCActtattcgcccttgtcacacagCGGCCATATTCTCCCGGCAGACcgaaaaagctttgttttaccacgccaagcctcgcagtggaaaccatggaggtgaggcttggcgtggtaaaacaaagcttttttggtgtcccggacaatatggccgccgtgtgacaagggcgaataggTGTCCTATAGATgctttcacctgacgtcacagcagccatgctggtgcacagaacaatagagaaaaaggtcttttgggaatttgactctattataatgcaagacatgagccataatttgctattgttttgtgcaccagcatggccgtctcatcacgtgattgaaaaccatctacatGTTAACTCTgacaaatgaaatgaatgagTTTATTTTATTCctattattttctttgctaATGTTAacatcttactaaccgagtggGAGAGCCGTACAGGGGAATATTGGCCCCAGGTCATGAcagtacaaaaacgaccgagggccaatattccccagtacggacccgagcaagtgaggttagtaagttgtgtATGGCGTCGTTTGTTTGAGCGATTGGAGACTTCTCCGTTTGGTGAATGTTTGTAATCTTCGTCCATCAGCGAACTTTTAAAGGTAACCTGTTACATGTTTaactaaattccgcttgctaaaattgtactgttgtgaaggaaaaaattaaattccgctTTTTTGAGAACTTTTTGTGTTTCGGTCTTTCCCGGGAGACGGAAAAAACATACAGAAatggaccgtttccatggtaaattCCCGAccaaaaaccaaccaatcagagtgctccatatagcctgagaattgctatCCATACAATAAAATAGCTTCGTCTTGATCCTCTCAACTCAATTTCTTTTCGCGCGATATGTTCTTCTTTAGTTTGTCCGTAAAGAAAATGATGGCGTGAGGGCAAGAGAGTTCCATTTGCAGCTCATTTTAATTTCctttaattaaataataataataacattaaggCTTCATTGCTGCCGTTGTTATTAACAATGCTTCCTATTTCATCAACAGCAATCGATCTCTTGTTGGGAAAGGCGAAGGCAAACCAGTTTTTATCATCGCAGCACGTGGCTAAGAGATCAGCTGGTTTTACTATGAATGAAGAATGTTGCAATGAAGGTTGTCGCCAAGAGGAAATTCGGGAATACTGCCCAAATTTTGgttaattattgtatttgcGTAGATAAAAAAGAACCCTTGGCAATCTATTATCACATCTTGAGAGACAAAACGGCCCTTAAATATACCACAGAAACATAATTGTTTTGGAACGATCTTTGACAAATATTTATTATGAACCTGTTTAGTCCGCCACACGCGTTTTGTGATATTCTTTTTACTGGACGAATGTAATAGACGCTCCAAATGTATTTTCGCATGTTCGACCAAGATGGTTCATCCATTTCGCATAGTTCATCCTGTCTTTACACCGGTCAAGCAACATGGAACACGAACAATCTGGTTGAACAGACTTTGCATCTTTCCACAACTGACAAGGTTTCTTTACATGCTTGatgcattttcagaaaaaaaaaatacactgcGCCTTGATTGCTCTTATTTTGCTGGCATACAGTGCATGCATAGTAACCGAAGAGAAATGATTAAATTTCAACTAGTATATTAAACATAGATGAGTAACGGAAGTGGATTCAATCTCTACTGCATGTTGTGAGTGTTTTATTTACTTACAAAAAACATCTTTTTTCGCTTTTCGAATCAAGTTTATTGGTATATCACTACAATCCTGGTCATAACTGTCCCAACAATTCCCTCTCCCCGCCCCCCCTCCCAttacaattttgatttttacagtctccgaaatcaagattatttcaatttttccaaCCAGCAGCCTGGATTGCTTTATGTATGGTTTACCTATTTACATACACACATACTTTTCAGAATAAAGAGATAACTAATGCTATCTACAgaaatttaattaacaattaactaGTAAGTAAAATGACATAAACAAACCGATTAATTATTAATGCCCAAATCAATAATTAATGagataaaaaaatataatagATCAATTAAGTCACTAAAAAATTTGAGATAAGGTATCTGTTCAGGCAACGTTCGAAGTCCTGTAGTGTTGGTTTCAACTTAAGAGTAGCATCCAGTGAGCTCCAGAGTTTGACTGTCCTAAAGTAAAAGGTTCTTTTCCCTGTGGCTGTTTTATACAAAGGAATATTTAGCATCTGAGAGCTCCATGTTGTACGCCTGGTGATCATAGCTctttgaatatatttagaaaagaAAGAGGCTGGTGCGCACCCTGACATACATTTAAAGGCCATTATTGCGTGGCGATAATACAACTGCTGTCTCACAGGTAGCCACTTTAAATCTTTAAGGAAAGGGGAAATATGGTGGTATTTCCTTGAGTTGCTAACGATACGAGCCGCGAAGATTTGTACAGCTTGGATCCTACTTAAGTTGTACTCAGAGGTGTTCCTCCAaacataacaacaataacatagCTTGCTAAAAACTAAGGCATTAACTATAATAGTTAAGGTGGTTGAGTCAAAAACATGTTGGACACTGTTGAAGCTATGTGATCATTACATGTCAAGCAGGGATCCAGAATGACTCCCAGATTCTTAGCAACGGTAGCCGGTGTAATTTCTTTTCCTAACAAAGTTAGACGAAAATCCTCTACTTTGCTGACCATCGCTCTGCTGCCAAAGataattaacatagttttatTAGGGTTCATAAGGAAAAGTCCAGTTACTAATTCTGCATAAATCTTCATTTAATGGGCTAAGATTTGCGAATGAGCTCAACTCAAGTTCATTGGGCTTATCCTTGGTAGGGAACGGGAAACAGAGGTGGAAGGAAGACAAGACCAGTTCACTTCTTGGCCTTGTTGCGTTCACCACAGTTTGATTCAATTGGCAGATATCTTACAGGGTCCAGTTGTTCAATGTCCATATAAGGCACTTCTATCAGTTATTAATGACGTAGGGGTCTCTGCGGCCAAATTGAAATCATAATATAGGTTTTTTCAATCAGGCAGGGAATGATTTACGTAGTGAACAGAAGGAGCGGCAAGCGTCACGAACTGTCCCCTTTCCCTTCTCCCAAACCTCAATATACAATGCATACATAaaataatatcacaaaaatcCCTAAACTCCAGTCCTCAGGTAAAGATAAAGAGCTTCATTTTCCCTCACTAAGAAATAAGATAACccttattagtatcacccaactagtggactagtGCAAATCTTGCATTTttattggctacgctactagaggactatcagtaatagtcctcgagtagcgaaaagcatgaggctttttttcgttttattcccaaataaacttgCATTctctaactttattattgccttttctgtccattTAGTTGGGTTCgtctcatgggctattgacccgcaGCCCTTGCGGCCGggttacgggtctaattgttaattagcccTTACTGCTAGAAATAAGTAGCAAATACTTCGTgatggatatcaaaattgggcgtgcatcaaATAACATGTATTTGTGGACATACATGATTTACTAACATGAATCTATTAGGAACGAAACTGTGTCATTACTTTTCTGTGGTTTCCGTGGATGAAAGAAtgtttttagctttcagaatAAGGATATAATAGAGATATACTCCCTTTTTAAAGCTACATGAAGTTTAAAAGTATACCAGCAATAGTAAATGCAATGAAACTAAGTTGAACTAAGAGTTTGATTCACTTGTGCGTGGCTCCCATTAATCTATCTTTTGTTATCACTAGCTTTATCCAGTGGATCGTTAATATTTTGCAGAGCTTTGAAGCTTAACATAAGTGTTGCCCGGATGCTTGCATTGCCAACTCCTCCCTCGTTTGTAATTCCGAGGTCTTCTCCATCAGGATTCCATAAAACGACCTTCCTTCTCTTTATATCACTAAAACTTGCCACGTCTATGTAGTCGTTAATAGAGAATGTGGCTTGAACTTTTCGTGAAAAACATGGAACGTAACGTGAAGACCCAATGCAACAGAGAAACAGCTTACATTTGCAGATGATACTTTTCATACCCCTGcgaatttttttgttaaaatatgcAACCACGACTGGGCTGATGGCACAATTGGAATGAGCAAGAAACATACGCCAGAAGCGGATTTTGCAAGGTGTCAACTTAAAAGCGATCAGTGCTGAGAAATAAGTTATCCAGCAAGCTAAAAACACAAAGGTAATGACCACCATCATTCTAATGACGCTTCGGACAGCTTTCACTCGAGCTCCTCTGAGGCGCAGAGCTGTGGCATTCTCTTGACCTGGGGTCTCGCGCTTGCTTAAAATGACTACGATTGATGAGTAACAACAAAATATCACCACCCAGGGAATGGCGTAAAAGGTGATCAGGAGAAAGGTGTAATAGATAGCTCGCGAGTATCCATTGCCGAATGCATTGTTTAAACTTGAACTACAAATCTGTAGGCCTCCGGACACTTTGGTGCGCAGTGCAACCAAATATGGAAGTCGGCCGATTATTGCCAAAGTCCATGTCAAGATGAACCCTACCTTAGCAGATTTTGTGGAAGAGAAACGTTTCATTGGAAAAACCACGACAAAAAACACATCTAAACTAGTGGCAAGAAGATTGAGGATGGATGCCAGGATCGCGACTCCGTGAAGGAATGGAATAATTTTGCACAGAATGTAACCCAGAGTGCCATCGATGAGCCAAACTGTGCCGATTAGAAACATAGGAATCAATCTTGGCATGTATATAACTGTGATTACAAGATTGGTTGAAGCCATGTTCAATATCGAGTATGTAATGGTTTTACGAGAACCTCCAT
Above is a window of Montipora capricornis isolate CH-2021 chromosome 6, ASM3666992v2, whole genome shotgun sequence DNA encoding:
- the LOC138051868 gene encoding neuropeptide SIFamide receptor-like, with product MSLAANITLTSNYTNQGQQNPCFVDDPISVKLGRVIAYCIIILASLISNVLVVAVILKHGGSRKTITYSILNMASTNLVITVIYMPRLIPMFLIGTVWLIDGTLGYILCKIIPFLHGVAILASILNLLATSLDVFFVVVFPMKRFSSTKSAKVGFILTWTLAIIGRLPYLVALRTKVSGGLQICSSSLNNAFGNGYSRAIYYTFLLITFYAIPWVVIFCCYSSIVVILSKRETPGQENATALRLRGARVKAVRSVIRMMVVITFVFLACWITYFSALIAFKLTPCKIRFWRMFLAHSNCAISPVVVAYFNKKIRRGMKSIICKCKLFLCCIGSSRYVPCFSRKVQATFSINDYIDVASFSDIKRRKVVLWNPDGEDLGITNEGGVGNASIRATLMLSFKALQNINDPLDKASDNKR